The genomic segment AAGCGTGCGCTTCCTAAAGCCAAGCCCATTAATCGGGTAAAAGACTTGGCTGAGTCACTAACCGAAGGGGAAGAAGACCCCTGGAAAAAGGCGCGAATTTTATACGATTGGGTAGCAAAGAACATATCTTACGCGGGAAATTGCATTGGTGTTGGCGCTGTGGTTCCGAGGGATATGGATGTTATCCTCGACAACAAGATGGGGGACTGTAAAGACAAGGCAACCCTGCTTCAAGCGCTTTTGAAAGCGGTTGATATTGAGGCGACTCAAGCACTGGTAAACTCCGGCTCAAATTATTCACTAAACGATCCTGCAAGAATTAGCGTCGTTAATCACGCGATTATTTACTTGCCAATGTGGGATTTATTTGTCGACCCTACTCCTAAAGATATTCCCTTTGGGCTCATTCCTCGGTCTATTCAGGATAAACCTGTCATCTTAGTGGGAGAGCACCGCCCCAACAAGCGAACTCCAGCGGCAAAACCTGAAAATTATTCGCAAAAGCTTTATAGTGAAATGACCCTCGAAGCAGGGGGATGGGTCAGCGGCAATGTATCTGTTGAGCTAAAAGGTCTTCCTTCTGCAAATATGCGCTCATCATGGCGGCAGCTGACAGAGCAACATAAAAACCAAATCATGGAAAGAATGTTCAGCTCCGGCACCCAGAAGGGGGAGGGTGACATTGAAGTGCTTGATGAAGACCCTTTGTCAGATAGCTACAGCTACACGGTGACATTTCGAAAGCCCGATGTGTTTTTAAGTCAAGGCGCTGGAGGTTTTGTTCCTCATGCTATGGCTCCTTCGCCGGCGGCTATTTTTAGCTTTCTTGGCTCGTGGGCAGAGCCTATCCAGGGTTACTCCGTTTCTTGCGGAAATGGAATTTCGAAGGAATCTCTGGTTTATCGGATTCCGGATAACGTTAAAATCCTTGCTGTGCCTGATGACTATCAGATCGCTGAAAACAATATTGAGTTTTCGGCGGCTTATGAATTAGACGGAGGCACACTAAGGGTAAACCGTTCGATTGTTGATACCACGCCTGCTAATGTGTGTGAGCCAGAGATCATCAACCGACAGAGGGATACGCTTGCAGCTATCACCGAGCATCTTCAGTCGCAGGTGGTTTACCAAGTGCAATAACAAAACACGATCGATCCGTGGTGCTAGCATGGTGGCGTAACAATGCTAGTGCCGCGTGTCGCCACATGGACTGCTTGCGATTTAAAGCCGTATTTTTTCTTACTAGCAAAGACCCCGCCTTTGAACGGATGCTGAAGGCTGGACAGAAAATACTTGACCACTGCAATTAACTATCAAATAAGTTACTGGAAAATTTGATTGTGCGAGATTATGTCTGGGCTTTTCTCATTCTTTTTTTGTTGATCTTTTCAGTTGTGGCGAAAGATTTGTTGATTTGGAATGAGGGAGGTGGCTTTGTCGAAGCTTTTTCTCGCCGAAACGTTATTCATTACGTTATATATTTGGGGGTATGTGTCGTTTCTACGATAGCGCTGTGTGGTGGACGTTATATCTACCATTGGCTTAATGGGGAAAAGTGCCGTCCTGTTGGGAAGAAAACTGCTCCCTACATATACATTCTAGTTTTTGGCTTAGCATTTTTGATCGCTCAAGCTTTAGTGAAGCTTTTATATAGTTGAGCAAACCTTTAGAGCCAGCCGATACGAAGGATCCGGCGAGGGTGTTCAAAAGCTTTATGATATATGCCAGTCTTTGTCTTTTAAGGTCGAGCTTTTCTCGTTTGGTAAGCCTTTGATGAATTGTCATTTATGAAAGGGGTGGTCATGACACCTCCTCTGCAAATGCTTTAGTTTATGAAACCACACCTGTCGGTAAGTCCGGTAAAAGCGATATTGACTTGACTTCCCACCTTCCAGAAAGGAGAAAAAAGAGTAACAACCGCTTTTGGAATGAGCTAGGTAGTATTGTAAAACGTCTTGGTAAAGAGGTCGTTTACGGTATCTCAGTACTAAAGAAATAGGTTGTTCGGTGCTTCCATTTTAGGTTGCTACGCGCAATACACTGTTGTTCAGCGTTCAGCGTTCAGCGTTCAGCGTTCAGCGTTCAGCGTTCAGCGTTCAGCGTTCAGCGTTCAGCGTTCAGCGTTCAGCGTTCAGCGTCTTTTCCGTTCCCCGTAAACCGTCCCCCATTCCCCATCACTCACTTAATTAATATCCACCGAATCCTTCTCGTTATCCGCCCAGGGTACGTTCCTAGTCCGCTCTTCACAGGGCAACTGCCGGTGCAGCGCCGCTTTCCCAACAATATGCGCACTTACCGGGGCGGTGATAAACAGGAACAAGGCGATCAGCAGCTCGTGCAGGCTGAGTTCGTGCTCACCGGCACTGAAAAATATAATTGAGCCTATGACCATACCGCCTACGCCCAGGGTGGTGGCTTTGGTGGGGCCGTGCAGGCGCATAAAAAAGTCCTGTAGGCGGGCGAGGCCGAGTGAGCCCACCAGGGCAAAGCAGGCGCCGACAAACAGAAACAGGGAAATAACCACTTCGGTTGCAAAACTCATAGGTGCCTCACTCGATAATGTCGCCGCGCAACAGGTATTTGGACAGTGCTACGGTGCCGACAAAGCCCATCACTGCGATCAGCAGTGCGCCCTCGAAGTACAGGGTGCTTTTTTCGTGCATGCCGAACACGATCAGCATGGCGATGGAGTTGATGTACATGGTATCCAGCGCCAGTATGCGGTCGGTCATGGTGGGGCCGATGCACAGGCGCCACAGGTTTAGCACCAAGGCTAAACCGATAATAAACATGGTGATTTGGATTACGGATTGGAGCATTCGAAAATCTCCTTTAACGGCTTTTCATAGCGGTTCTTAATGTCCGCTATGGCCTGGTCGATATCGTCAATGTGCAGGCCGTGCACCAGCAGGTAACCCTCTTCCATTTGCAAATCCACCGATACGGTGCCGGGGGTGAGCGAGATGGTGTTAGCCAGCATGGTGATGGTGAAGTCCTGCTTTAACTCCAGCGGAATACGCATAAATGCCGGGTTCAGCTTTTGCCGCGAGCCCATAATCAAAAAGGCCACTTGCACATTGGCAATTAATATATCCCACAGTACCAGCAGCAAAAATCGCAGCGCCAGCAGGGGTTTATTAATGACCATAGACTGGGGCCAGAAAGCTTGGGTGAAAAACGGAATGGCCCAGGCGAGCAGTAACCCCAGTACCCAGTGGCCGGGGGCAATGGTGTTGTTTATCAAAAGCCACAGGCCCAGCATAAACACGCTGAGCAGCTTGTGGGGAAAGAGCTTTTTACCGGCAAGACTACTCATGGTGCACCCCCGGAATGGCTTTGTGGCTGAGAACAGCCTCGGTGTAAATGCTCGGGTTTTTCAATTGCTGGGCTAATGCGTCGGTGTACTGCACCACGGCATTGCCGCCGAATGACAGCGCCAGCGACAGTGCCAGCATGGTAATTACCGCCAGCAGCGCGCCGCGGTCGGCTTTTTCTGCTTTGGCAACCCGATTTTCAGTACGCCAGAAAATGGTACTGCCGCTGCGGCTTAATGCGGTGATGGTGACAAAGCCCGCCGCCAGCAACATAAACCAGAGCCAGAAGGTGCGCTCGTCGGTGGTGGCCGCCTGCATTAGCATGACTTTACCCACAAAGCCCGACAGTGGTGGCATGCCGATGACCGCGGCGGCAGCGATAAAAAACAGCGCTCCCAGTTTTACCGGTTGGCGCAGGGCAGGGCCGATGATAATGCGGTCAGACGCTGCTCCGCGCTGGCGAACGATAAGATCGGCCAGCAAAAACAGCGCACCGCACACCCAAGTTGAGTGCACCAGATAGTACATGGTGGCGCTCAGCGCCTGTTCGGTATTGAGCGCAATACCCGCCAGCATAGTACCCACAGACACCACGACCAAGTAGGCAATTTGCAAGCGCAGCTCGCGCGCAGCCAGTGCGCCGGCCACGCCAAAACCCAGGGTGATCAGCGACAGTGGCCAGAGCCAGGGTTCGGCCAAATTGGCGACAACGCCAGCGGTATCGCCAAACACCATGGTGTACATACGGATAATCGAGTAGATACCGATTTTGGTCATGATGCAGAACATCGCCGCCACCGGCGCCGAGGCCGATGCATAGGCGCGCGGCAGCCAGAAGTACAGCGGCACCATGGCCGCCTTAAGGCCAAACACCACCAGCAGCAACAGCGCAGCGGCGTTCATAAGCGGCGCTTCATCGGCGGTGGTTTGCGCCACCTTCTCGGCCATGTCCGCCATGTTCAAGGTGCCGGTCAAGCCGTACAAAAGTGCGGCGGCAATCAAAAACAGGCTTGAGCCGACTAAATTGAGCAGTACATAGTGCAGGCCGGATTTAATGCGCGCCGCGCCGCCGCCGTGCAGCAGCAATGTGTAAGAGGAAATTAGCAGTACCTCAAAGAACACAAACAGGTTGAACAAGTCGCCGGTTAAGAATGCGCCGTTCACACCCATCAGCAAGAAGTGCAGCACACTGTGCAAGCTGTCGGCGGGTTTGTCGTTGCCGCGCACGGCATACCACAGGCTGAAAAAGGCCAACACCACGGTGACAAATACCATTAGGGCACTTAATCGATCCAGCACCAGCACAATGCCAAACGGCGGTGCCCAGTTGCCCAGGGCGTACACGGTGATACTGCCCTCGGCGGCGCTGGCAAGCAGTGCTATGGCAACACCCAGTTGCGCAATAATGCTGACAAAACTGATGCTGCGCTGTACTCGCAGCGGCCGCCCAGTGCCGAGTAGCAATAAGATGGCGGTGAGTAACGGTAGTAATACCGGAGCGATAATCAGGTGACTCACGATTTAACGTCCTCCACCTTAGTGCGCCCGTCGACATGGTCGTTGCCCAGCTCGGCACGCGCACGCAGTGCCAGCACCATGACAAAAGCGGTCATGGCAAAGCTGATCACAATGGCAGTAAGCACCAGGGCCTGGGGCAGCGGATCGGTATAGCCTTCTCCCACCCCGATAATGGTGCTTTTACCCGGGTTAAGGCGACCGGAGACAAAGATAAACAGGTTCACAGCGTAGGTGAGCAGTGTCAGGCCCAGAATAATAGGGAAGGTGCGTCCGCGCAGCAGCAGGTACACCCCGCAGCTGGTGAGTACGGCAATCACCACGGCTACCAGAATTTCCATCAGTTCTCTCCTCTGGTCACTTCGGTGTTTGAATAAACTTTGCTGGTGGCCGGGCGCGGCGAATGGCTGGTTTGGGCCAGCTTGCCCAAGTGCGCCAGTATCAACATGGTGGCGCCCACCACGGTGACGTACACACCGATATCAAATGCCATGGCCGAAGCCAGTTCAAAATCGCCCACTACTGGCCAGTGAATATGGCTGAAGGTCGAGGTTAAGAACGGATAGCCGAAGAACCAGCTGCCCACGCCAGTGATGGCGGCAATCAGCACCCCGGATACCGCTACCCGGCGGTATTTCCACTTCAAGCGCTCTTGCATCCAACCGGTGCCCGAGGCCACGTATTGAAGAATCAGCGCCACGCTTGTCACCAGCCCGGCAATAAAGCCGCCGCCCGGCGCATTGTGGCCGCGCAAAAAGATGTACACCGACACCATCAGTGCCAGGGGTAGAAGAATCCGCGCCATAACCGCCAAGATGGACGGGTGGGGTTCTTTATCCCAGCGCCGGCCCTCGCCATCGGCTTGGGGCAGGGGTAGGTGCAGGCCGTTGAGCATGGCGTAAATACCCACCGCCGCAACTGCCAGCACGGTGATTTCGCCAAAGGTATCAAAACCCCTAAAGTCCACCAGAATGACGTTGACAATATTGGCGCCACCGCCGCCCGACACACTGTTGGCGACATAAAATTCCGACAGGGTTTCATAGGGTCGAGTAATCATGGCAAAGGTGATCAAACCCATGCCGATACCCGCGGCAGCCGCCAGGGCAATGTCGCGGCCTACACGCTTGGCCCCCGATTCGTTGGGCGTTAACTGCGGTAGGAAATAAAGAGCCAAAATAAGCAACACAATGGTGACGACTTCCACCGAGATCTGCGTTAGCGCCAAGTCCGGCGCCGAGTAGCGCACGAAAATCAGCGAGACCACCAGACCCACCACGCTCATCAGCAGCAGCGCGGCAAAGCGGTTGTGGTGCAGCAGCACCGTACCCAGCGCGCCT from the Gilvimarinus sp. DA14 genome contains:
- a CDS encoding DUF3857 domain-containing transglutaminase family protein translates to MKLIHKLTCCLMLLMTSALCLAKDEDVEYLELISTVLQLDKTVTVNEDFTFTDVTAISTKVLKEPALENLKRRRFSYSTSMETFEVLEAFTLKADGSRVAVPQDNYQERINKGRGDGGPAFSDRASITIVFPDLEVGDSVYVKTKRTQTEPLFPGYFALSSVYWPETPYEKVSVTLNIPDALILHTDHRDVKIDSKVEKDRKVIQIAYKNPKPLKSDRQDYSVFDEKSMPGFAFSTYESYQQVADAYGKRALPKAKPINRVKDLAESLTEGEEDPWKKARILYDWVAKNISYAGNCIGVGAVVPRDMDVILDNKMGDCKDKATLLQALLKAVDIEATQALVNSGSNYSLNDPARISVVNHAIIYLPMWDLFVDPTPKDIPFGLIPRSIQDKPVILVGEHRPNKRTPAAKPENYSQKLYSEMTLEAGGWVSGNVSVELKGLPSANMRSSWRQLTEQHKNQIMERMFSSGTQKGEGDIEVLDEDPLSDSYSYTVTFRKPDVFLSQGAGGFVPHAMAPSPAAIFSFLGSWAEPIQGYSVSCGNGISKESLVYRIPDNVKILAVPDDYQIAENNIEFSAAYELDGGTLRVNRSIVDTTPANVCEPEIINRQRDTLAAITEHLQSQVVYQVQ
- a CDS encoding Na+/H+ antiporter subunit G, translating into MSFATEVVISLFLFVGACFALVGSLGLARLQDFFMRLHGPTKATTLGVGGMVIGSIIFFSAGEHELSLHELLIALFLFITAPVSAHIVGKAALHRQLPCEERTRNVPWADNEKDSVDIN
- a CDS encoding K+/H+ antiporter subunit F; protein product: MLQSVIQITMFIIGLALVLNLWRLCIGPTMTDRILALDTMYINSIAMLIVFGMHEKSTLYFEGALLIAVMGFVGTVALSKYLLRGDIIE
- a CDS encoding Na+/H+ antiporter subunit E, producing MSSLAGKKLFPHKLLSVFMLGLWLLINNTIAPGHWVLGLLLAWAIPFFTQAFWPQSMVINKPLLALRFLLLVLWDILIANVQVAFLIMGSRQKLNPAFMRIPLELKQDFTITMLANTISLTPGTVSVDLQMEEGYLLVHGLHIDDIDQAIADIKNRYEKPLKEIFECSNP
- a CDS encoding monovalent cation/H+ antiporter subunit D; the encoded protein is MSHLIIAPVLLPLLTAILLLLGTGRPLRVQRSISFVSIIAQLGVAIALLASAAEGSITVYALGNWAPPFGIVLVLDRLSALMVFVTVVLAFFSLWYAVRGNDKPADSLHSVLHFLLMGVNGAFLTGDLFNLFVFFEVLLISSYTLLLHGGGAARIKSGLHYVLLNLVGSSLFLIAAALLYGLTGTLNMADMAEKVAQTTADEAPLMNAAALLLLVVFGLKAAMVPLYFWLPRAYASASAPVAAMFCIMTKIGIYSIIRMYTMVFGDTAGVVANLAEPWLWPLSLITLGFGVAGALAARELRLQIAYLVVVSVGTMLAGIALNTEQALSATMYYLVHSTWVCGALFLLADLIVRQRGAASDRIIIGPALRQPVKLGALFFIAAAAVIGMPPLSGFVGKVMLMQAATTDERTFWLWFMLLAAGFVTITALSRSGSTIFWRTENRVAKAEKADRGALLAVITMLALSLALSFGGNAVVQYTDALAQQLKNPSIYTEAVLSHKAIPGVHHE
- a CDS encoding Na+/H+ antiporter subunit C, with the protein product MEILVAVVIAVLTSCGVYLLLRGRTFPIILGLTLLTYAVNLFIFVSGRLNPGKSTIIGVGEGYTDPLPQALVLTAIVISFAMTAFVMVLALRARAELGNDHVDGRTKVEDVKS